The following coding sequences are from one Musa acuminata AAA Group cultivar baxijiao chromosome BXJ1-6, Cavendish_Baxijiao_AAA, whole genome shotgun sequence window:
- the LOC103990069 gene encoding probable monogalactosyldiacylglycerol synthase 3, chloroplastic, translating to MGVLVESPWRSIREVVIQSVTAYHAQQQQRKRKSLSWSSADGSGGSAVGDDGDIGFWEEEEEGTLELAQIGAERTKNVLILMSDTGGGHRASAEAIRDAFRIEFGDEYRVFVKDLFMEHAGWPLNDMERSCKFMVKHVQLWKVAFHSTSPRWVHNLYLAAIAAFHAKKMEAGLKKYKPDIIISVHPLMQHIPLWVLKWQNLQKRVIFATVITDLDTCHPTWFHTGVNRCYCPSEEVSKRASADGLEPSRIRVFGLPIRPSFCRAVLVKDELRKELEMDPQLPAVLLMGGGEGMGPVKKTAKALGESLLDKELGKPIGQLVVICGRNQTLSSTLRAIQWKIPVKIKGFVTQTEKWMGACDCIITKEVGNVPYVVDNGAGVFSKSSKQTASLVARWFGPESEELKKMSQNALKLAQPDAVFDIVRDIHELAERQGRLSRISDSLTPFFLHQCDMPPSLHHLLTVQLLLTFFGLESGFIFPCKPCSDSLFLF from the exons ATGGGAGTGCTAGTGGAGTCGCCGTGGCGGTCCATACGTGAGGTGGTGATCCAGAGCGTGACGGCCTACCACgcccagcagcagcagcggaaGAGGAAGAGCCTCTCGTGGAGCAGTGCGGATGGAAGCGGCGGCTCAGCGGTCGGGGACGACGGCGACATCGGGttctgggaggaggaggaggagggcaccTTGGAGCTGGCCCAGATCGGGGCCGAGCGGACCAAGAACGTGCTTATCCTGATGAGCGACACCGGCGGCGGTCACCGGGCTTCTGCGGAGGCCATCCGTGATGCCTTCCGTATCGAGTTCGGGGATGAGTACAGG GTGTTTGTGAAAGATTTGTTTATGGAGCATGCGGGATGGCCGCTGAACGATATGGAGAGGTCCTGCAAGTTCATGGTGAAGCATGTGCAATTATGGAAGGTGGCCTTTCACAGCACCTCTCCTCGATGGGTTCATAACTTGTATCTTGCTGCCATCGCAGCCTTCCACGCCAA GAAGATGGAGGCCGGTCTGAAGAAGTACAAGCCTGATATCATCATCAGCGTCCATCCTCTCATGCAGCACATTCCTTTGTGGGTGCTGAAATGGCAGAACCTTCAGAAAAGAGTTATTTTTGCGACTGTCATCACTGACCTCGACACCTGCCACCCTACATG GTTCCACACCGGTGTTAACAGATGCTATTGCCCATCGGAGGAAGTATCAAAGAGGGCTTCAGCGGATGGCCTAGAGCCTTCACGGATCCGTGTGTTCGGTTTGCCCATCAGACCTTCCTTCTGTCGTGCAGTCTTAGTCAAG GATGAACTGAGGAAAGAGCTGGAGATGGATCCTCAACTTCCTGCGGTCTTGCTCATGGGAGGAGGTGAGGGAATGGGTCCAGTTAAGAAGACTGCCAAAGCCCTCGGTGAATCACTACTCGACAAGGAGCTTGGCAAACCGATTGGGCAACTCGTCGTCATTTGTGGCCGCAACCAAACTTTAAGCTCTACCCTACGAGCCATTCAGTGGAAGATACCTGTGAAG ATAAAGGGATTCGTAACCCAAACGGAGAAATGGATGGGAGCCTGTGATTGCATCATAACAAAG GAGGTTGGCAATGTTCCTTACGTTGTCGACAACGGGGCCGGAGTATTCTCCAAAAGCTCCAAGCAAACAGCAAGCCTTGTTGCCCGGTGGTTCGGCCCCGAATCAGAGGAGTTGAAGAAAATGTCTCAAAATGCCCTGAAACTGGCACAACCCGATGCAGTCTTCGACATTGTAAGGGACATCCATGAGCTGGCTGAACGGCAAGGGCGTTTGTCACGGATCTCTGATTCCCTGACTCCATTCTTTCTGCACCAGTGTGACATGCCTCCCAGTCTACACCATCTGCTTACTGTACAGCTACTGTTGACATTCTTTGGCCTTGAAAGTGGCTTCATTTTCCCGTGCAAACCCTGTTCAGATTCTCTGTTCTTGTTCTAA